GCACCGCCTGGACCGCGAGACGAGCGGCGCGCAGGTCCTGACCCGCGACCGCGAGGCCGCGCAGCGGTTCTTCACGCTGTTCAAGACGCATCTGGTCGGCAAGACGTACCTGTCGATCGTGCACGGTACCCCCGACTGGGAACGGCGCACGCTGGACGCCCCGCTGGGCGACCTGGGGCTGGGCGGCGCGAACCGCGTCAGCATCCGGCAGGGGGTCGTGCCGGACGGACGGCCCGCCGTGACGGACTTCCGGGTGGTGGCCCGCCGCGCCGGTCACGCCCTGATCGAGGCGTACCCGCGCAGCGGCCGCCTGCACCAGATCCGCGCGCACCTGTCGCACCTGGGCCTGCCGATGGTGGGCGACAAGATCTACGGCCGCGATCCCGGCGTGTTCCTGACGTTCATGGAGACCGGGCAGACGCCGGAACTCACGGCGCGGCTGGGGCTGGCGCGTCAGGCGCTGCACGCCGCGCGCATCGCGTTCCCGTGGGCGGGCACGCAGGTCGTGGCCGAGGTGCCGCTCGCCCCGGACCTGCAGGCGTACTGGGACGCCCTGCCGGACACACCCTGAAGGCCCGGCGCGTCCGGCCTGCCCGCTTGCGCATGAGCGCCGGGCGGTCGGCCCGTATACTCGCCGCATCATGATTGCCTCCCCTCCTGCTGCCCCGCGCGTGAGCCCGTGGGTGCTGTCCGCGTTCTGGTTCGGCACGGCCTTCCACTGGCTGCTGCTGCTGCTGGTCCTGATGCCCGCCAACGTCCTCGAATTCGTCGGCCCGGACCGCAAGGGCACGTACGTGGGCGCGCTGA
The DNA window shown above is from Deinococcus sp. LM3 and carries:
- a CDS encoding RluA family pseudouridine synthase is translated as MTAPGPARPAPLLPPTERPRVILEHPDFYVVHKPALWLTHPVRARVEVPDLLTFMQRTTGEPDLAPPHRLDRETSGAQVLTRDREAAQRFFTLFKTHLVGKTYLSIVHGTPDWERRTLDAPLGDLGLGGANRVSIRQGVVPDGRPAVTDFRVVARRAGHALIEAYPRSGRLHQIRAHLSHLGLPMVGDKIYGRDPGVFLTFMETGQTPELTARLGLARQALHAARIAFPWAGTQVVAEVPLAPDLQAYWDALPDTP